The Pseudarthrobacter sulfonivorans genome includes a window with the following:
- a CDS encoding ACP S-malonyltransferase, with protein MLAIVCPGQGSQTPGFLAPWLELPSVAGHLASLSEIAGIDLTAHGTTSDEDTIKDTAVAQPLIVAAGLVAAKSLFDVELGTLPVILAGHSVGEITASALAGVLTEQEAMTFVRERANSMAAAAAVTPTGMSAVVGGDPAEVLAAIEATGATPANVNGAGQTVAAGTFEQLKALADNPPAKARVIPLKVAGAFHTSHMSPAVSALESLKPGLKPQKPQVPLLSNFDGREVTDGGAAVESLIAQVSRPVRWDLCMETLVQRGVTGVIELAPAGTLAGLAKRGMPGVKTVAVKTPDDLTAALALFAELEGNA; from the coding sequence GTGCTTGCAATAGTCTGCCCTGGACAGGGCTCACAGACCCCGGGTTTTCTGGCCCCTTGGCTGGAACTGCCTTCTGTAGCAGGCCATCTGGCCTCCCTCAGTGAGATCGCAGGCATCGACCTGACAGCCCACGGGACCACCTCTGACGAGGACACCATCAAGGACACCGCCGTTGCGCAGCCCCTGATTGTTGCCGCCGGGCTGGTGGCCGCAAAGTCGCTGTTCGACGTCGAACTCGGCACGCTTCCCGTGATCCTTGCCGGCCATTCCGTCGGTGAAATCACCGCCTCGGCCCTCGCCGGCGTGCTCACCGAGCAGGAAGCCATGACGTTCGTCCGTGAACGCGCCAACAGCATGGCCGCCGCCGCTGCCGTGACCCCCACCGGCATGAGTGCCGTGGTGGGCGGGGACCCTGCAGAGGTCCTGGCCGCCATCGAGGCTACCGGCGCGACACCGGCCAATGTCAATGGAGCGGGCCAGACCGTGGCAGCCGGAACCTTCGAACAGCTCAAGGCCCTGGCGGACAACCCGCCGGCGAAGGCGCGGGTCATCCCGCTGAAAGTGGCCGGGGCGTTCCACACCTCACACATGTCCCCCGCCGTGAGCGCCCTCGAGTCGCTCAAGCCGGGCCTCAAGCCGCAGAAGCCGCAGGTGCCCCTGCTGTCCAACTTTGACGGCCGGGAAGTGACCGACGGCGGCGCCGCCGTCGAGAGCCTCATCGCGCAGGTCTCCCGGCCGGTCCGCTGGGACCTCTGCATGGAAACCCTTGTGCAGCGCGGCGTCACCGGTGTCATTGAGCTGGCCCCGGCCGGCACCCTGGCCGGGCTCGCCAAGCGCGGCATGCCCGGCGTCAAGACCGTTGCAGTCAAAACCCCGGACGACCTCACGGCCGCACTGGCACTCTTCGCAGAACTGGAGGGAAATGCATGA
- a CDS encoding DUF3145 domain-containing protein: protein MSVAMTRGVLFVHSAPTALCPHVEWAIGSVVDKRTDLEWTPQPAAPGMFRAELSWTGTPGTGSLLASSLRGWAHLRYEVTEEPSQGVDGGRWSHTPELGIFHATTDVHGNIMVSEDRIRYAYESGAGDPSAVYHELSLALGEAWDEELEPFRHAAEGAPVRWLHQVG from the coding sequence ATGTCTGTTGCAATGACCCGCGGTGTGCTGTTTGTTCACTCAGCCCCTACAGCACTGTGCCCGCACGTTGAGTGGGCCATTGGATCCGTCGTGGACAAGCGGACGGATCTAGAGTGGACCCCTCAGCCTGCCGCGCCCGGAATGTTCCGCGCCGAGCTCTCCTGGACAGGAACCCCAGGCACCGGATCGCTGCTGGCATCCTCACTTCGCGGCTGGGCCCATCTTCGCTACGAGGTCACTGAAGAGCCGAGCCAGGGAGTTGACGGCGGCCGCTGGTCGCATACCCCCGAACTGGGAATCTTCCACGCCACAACGGACGTCCACGGCAACATCATGGTCTCAGAGGACCGCATCCGCTACGCCTACGAATCGGGTGCCGGCGATCCCTCCGCCGTGTACCACGAGCTTTCCCTGGCCTTGGGTGAGGCATGGGACGAGGAACTAGAGCCGTTCCGCCACGCAGCCGAGGGCGCACCGGTCCGCTGGCTGCACCAGGTGGGCTGA
- a CDS encoding PucR family transcriptional regulator, which produces MPEPTTPPVKRKPSSRSMTPEKSETLKKLRASVGQLSTTTLRQLEKSLPWYSRLSSDERSALGMVAQNGIAAFVTWYERPSSPSWILTDVFGTAPTELTRSISLQKALQLIRIVVEVVEDQVPVIAPEADQPSLREAVLRYSREVAFAAADVYARAAESRGSWDTRLEALIVDAILRGENTDALRSRIAALGWKAQERFTVMVGNSPSEPSASYVSELRRLAGRYAEDALVGIQGDRLILILGGVQDRETAYLKLSEMFAPGPVVYGPEAGSLLEASGSAQSAFAGLTAARAWPAAPRPVAADDLLPERVISGDEAARRSLVKNIYRPLVAASNGLVETLGTYLELGHSLEATARELFVHANTVRYRLKRVCDVTGWDPLLPREAFVLQAALVVGRLSAPPKAPAERHPARNQP; this is translated from the coding sequence ATGCCAGAGCCAACCACCCCGCCCGTGAAGCGCAAGCCGTCCTCGCGCAGCATGACACCGGAGAAATCCGAAACCCTGAAAAAGCTCCGGGCAAGCGTGGGCCAGCTCTCCACCACCACCCTTCGTCAGCTGGAAAAGTCGCTGCCGTGGTATTCGAGGCTCAGCTCCGACGAGCGCTCGGCCCTGGGCATGGTGGCGCAAAACGGCATCGCAGCGTTTGTCACCTGGTATGAGCGGCCCAGCTCACCGTCGTGGATCCTCACCGACGTTTTTGGGACGGCCCCCACCGAACTGACGCGCTCCATCAGCCTTCAGAAGGCGCTCCAGCTCATCCGCATCGTGGTGGAAGTGGTGGAAGACCAGGTGCCGGTCATCGCCCCGGAAGCTGACCAGCCCTCCCTCCGCGAGGCGGTGCTGCGGTACTCACGGGAAGTGGCCTTCGCGGCGGCAGACGTGTACGCGCGGGCGGCCGAGTCCCGCGGTTCCTGGGATACGCGGCTGGAAGCGCTGATCGTGGACGCCATCCTCCGTGGCGAAAACACGGACGCACTGCGGTCCCGGATCGCCGCGCTGGGTTGGAAAGCACAGGAGAGGTTCACTGTGATGGTGGGCAATTCGCCGTCTGAACCCAGTGCCAGCTACGTCAGCGAACTGCGCCGCCTGGCAGGCCGCTATGCAGAGGATGCGTTGGTGGGCATCCAGGGCGACCGGCTGATCCTGATCCTTGGCGGCGTCCAGGACCGCGAGACCGCATACCTGAAACTCAGCGAAATGTTCGCCCCCGGCCCGGTGGTCTACGGTCCGGAAGCCGGCTCCCTGCTGGAGGCCAGCGGCTCAGCGCAGTCTGCCTTTGCCGGCCTGACCGCGGCAAGGGCGTGGCCCGCCGCTCCCCGGCCCGTGGCCGCCGATGACCTGTTGCCGGAACGCGTCATCTCCGGTGACGAAGCGGCGCGCCGCTCCCTGGTGAAGAACATCTACCGTCCGCTTGTCGCCGCCTCCAACGGGCTGGTGGAGACCCTGGGCACCTACCTGGAGTTGGGCCATTCCCTTGAGGCGACTGCCCGCGAATTGTTTGTCCACGCCAACACCGTCAGGTACCGGCTCAAGCGCGTCTGCGACGTGACGGGCTGGGATCCGCTGCTCCCCCGGGAGGCCTTTGTGCTGCAGGCGGCGTTGGTTGTCGGGCGGCTGTCGGCGCCGCCAAAAGCCCCGGCGGAGCGTCATCCGGCGCGGAATCAGCCGTGA
- a CDS encoding tyrosine recombinase XerC: protein MENQELSRALEQALADFGRYLTAERARSGHTLRAYLSDLRSLLAYAASEGVTDLPGLELGTLRRWLGAQSQAGISRATLARRSATARSFTTWAMREELIETDPALRLRAPKAEKSLPGVLQSQQLLRLLNSLAEAAADGSPVPVRNRAMVELLYATGLRVGELAALDVDDLNPDRRTLRVVGKGNKERTVPYGVPAAVAVDDWLRRARPLLATGHSGPALFLGTRGNRVDQRQVRTVVNALFEALGDTSATGPHALRHTAATHLLDGGADLRAVQEILGHSSLATTQIYTHVSVERLRSSYQQAHPRA, encoded by the coding sequence GTGGAGAATCAGGAACTGTCCCGGGCGCTTGAGCAGGCACTTGCAGACTTCGGCAGATACCTGACCGCCGAGCGGGCCCGGTCCGGGCATACGCTTCGGGCATACCTGTCCGATCTTCGAAGCCTCCTGGCGTACGCCGCCTCCGAGGGTGTCACGGATCTGCCCGGCCTCGAGCTGGGCACCCTCCGACGCTGGCTGGGGGCGCAGAGCCAGGCCGGGATATCCCGGGCCACCCTTGCGCGGAGATCGGCCACTGCGCGCTCGTTCACCACGTGGGCCATGAGGGAAGAGCTTATCGAGACCGATCCTGCCTTGCGCCTCAGGGCTCCCAAAGCGGAAAAGTCACTGCCGGGGGTGCTGCAGTCCCAACAACTCCTCAGGCTGCTGAACAGCCTTGCGGAAGCCGCGGCTGACGGGTCGCCGGTGCCGGTGCGCAACCGGGCAATGGTGGAGCTCCTATACGCCACGGGGCTGCGGGTGGGGGAGCTGGCCGCCTTGGATGTGGACGATCTCAACCCGGACCGCCGGACCCTGCGGGTGGTCGGCAAGGGCAACAAGGAACGGACGGTTCCCTATGGCGTCCCGGCCGCCGTGGCCGTGGACGACTGGCTCCGCAGGGCCAGGCCGCTCCTGGCCACCGGCCACAGCGGACCGGCGCTTTTCCTGGGCACCAGAGGAAACCGTGTTGACCAGCGCCAGGTCAGGACCGTGGTGAATGCTCTCTTCGAAGCTTTGGGCGACACCTCGGCGACCGGCCCGCACGCGCTGAGGCATACTGCGGCAACGCACCTGCTCGATGGCGGGGCGGATCTTCGTGCGGTCCAGGAAATACTGGGCCACAGCAGTCTCGCCACCACGCAGATCTACACCCATGTGTCCGTTGAACGGCTCCGGAGCAGCTACCAGCAGGCCCATCCCCGGGCCTGA
- a CDS encoding beta-ketoacyl-[acyl-carrier-protein] synthase family protein: MTRKVVITGLGATTPIGGDVPTMWNNALKGVSGARTLEDEWVAKYELPVHFAARCSTPALSVLSRVEAKRMDPSTQFGVIASREAWADSGITEIDPDRLAVAFATGIGGVWTLLDAWDTLKEKGPRRVLPMTVPMLMPNGVAAAVSLDLGARAGAHTPVSACASGTEALHLGLELIRSGKADVVMCGGAEAAIHPMPLAAFSSMQALSRRNDDPQGASRPYDLGRDGFVMGEGAGALVLEAEEHAIARGARIYAELAGTSVTADAYHITAPDPQGLGATRALKAAMFDGRIQAEDVVHVNAHATSTPVGDKPEYTALRASLGNHIDNVAVSATKSQMGHLLGASGAVEAVLTVLAVYHRKAPVTINLENQDPEIPLDVVTSARDLPAGDIVALSNSFGFGGHNAVIAVRSI, translated from the coding sequence ATGACACGCAAAGTAGTCATTACCGGTCTGGGTGCCACCACGCCCATCGGCGGCGACGTACCCACCATGTGGAACAACGCGCTGAAGGGGGTCTCCGGTGCCCGCACGCTCGAAGACGAATGGGTCGCCAAGTACGAACTGCCGGTCCACTTCGCCGCCCGCTGCTCCACTCCGGCACTGTCGGTCCTGAGCCGCGTTGAGGCCAAGCGGATGGACCCGTCCACCCAGTTCGGCGTCATCGCCTCCCGTGAAGCCTGGGCCGATTCCGGCATCACCGAGATTGACCCCGACCGCCTTGCCGTCGCCTTCGCCACCGGCATCGGCGGCGTCTGGACCCTGCTGGACGCGTGGGACACCCTGAAGGAAAAGGGCCCGCGCCGCGTACTGCCCATGACGGTGCCCATGCTGATGCCCAACGGCGTCGCAGCAGCCGTCAGCCTTGACCTTGGCGCCCGTGCCGGCGCCCATACCCCCGTTTCGGCCTGCGCGTCGGGCACCGAGGCCCTTCACCTGGGCCTGGAGCTGATCCGCTCCGGCAAGGCCGACGTCGTGATGTGCGGCGGCGCCGAGGCGGCCATTCACCCCATGCCCCTTGCCGCGTTCTCGTCCATGCAGGCGCTTTCCCGCCGCAACGATGACCCCCAGGGCGCCTCACGCCCGTACGATCTGGGCCGCGACGGCTTTGTGATGGGCGAAGGCGCCGGTGCGCTGGTGCTTGAGGCTGAGGAGCATGCCATTGCCCGCGGCGCCCGCATCTACGCCGAACTGGCCGGCACCTCAGTGACGGCCGATGCCTACCACATCACTGCCCCGGACCCCCAGGGCCTGGGCGCCACCCGCGCGCTGAAGGCAGCCATGTTCGACGGCCGGATCCAGGCCGAGGACGTTGTCCACGTCAACGCGCACGCCACCTCCACTCCCGTAGGTGACAAGCCCGAGTACACGGCGCTCCGCGCATCGCTGGGGAACCACATCGACAACGTTGCAGTGTCCGCCACCAAGTCACAGATGGGCCACCTGCTGGGCGCGTCCGGTGCGGTGGAGGCAGTACTCACTGTGCTGGCCGTTTACCACCGCAAGGCCCCGGTCACTATCAACCTCGAGAACCAGGACCCGGAGATCCCGCTCGACGTCGTCACGTCGGCGAGGGATCTGCCGGCAGGCGACATCGTGGCGCTGAGCAACTCGTTCGGCTTCGGCGGCCACAACGCCGTGATCGCTGTCCGCAGCATCTAG
- a CDS encoding YifB family Mg chelatase-like AAA ATPase has translation MALGRAYSVALVGLNGYIVEVEADIGQTLPAFVILGLPDAALNEAKERIRSAAKNSGIPLSRRKITANLIPASLPKRGSGFDLAVTMAVLRAANDIKPTGRTVFIAELGLDGRLRPVRGILPAVMASVQAGYPDVVVAHANLGEASLVPGANVKGYRTLARLALDFGADPQELALDFEPEDEAGHGDSEPGAQAVPDMADVSGQGEARRALEVAAAGAHHLLLTGPPGAGKTMLAERLPGLLPDLADNEAMEVTAIHSLCGLPSSAVQLVRRPPFENPHHSATAAAIIGGGSGLPRPGAASRAHRGVLFLDEAPEYERRVLDALRQPLESGELVIHRSAGTAAYPARFQLVLAANPCPCGKASGKGLDCTCTPMMRRRYVARMSGPLLDRVDIQLQVERVSLADFGQAGAEEDTAAVARRVGDARRRQAERLRPLGMETNSQVPGRILRGALRLPAGATRILDHSLERGVLTARGYDRVLRLAWTLADLSHRDRPDTNDIGQALGLRQAASAAA, from the coding sequence ATGGCGCTGGGCCGGGCCTACTCCGTGGCGCTGGTGGGATTGAACGGGTACATCGTCGAGGTAGAAGCCGATATTGGCCAGACCCTGCCGGCATTCGTAATCCTGGGCCTCCCGGATGCCGCCCTCAACGAGGCCAAGGAACGCATACGTTCCGCGGCCAAAAATTCTGGAATTCCGCTGAGCCGGCGGAAGATCACGGCCAACCTCATCCCTGCGTCGCTGCCCAAACGCGGTTCCGGCTTCGACCTTGCCGTGACCATGGCAGTCCTGAGGGCCGCAAATGACATCAAGCCCACCGGCCGGACCGTCTTCATCGCCGAACTCGGGTTGGATGGCCGGCTTCGGCCGGTGCGCGGCATCCTGCCGGCAGTGATGGCGTCGGTACAGGCCGGCTATCCGGACGTGGTGGTCGCGCACGCCAACCTCGGCGAAGCATCGCTGGTCCCCGGAGCCAACGTCAAGGGGTATCGCACGCTGGCGCGGCTGGCGCTCGACTTCGGTGCAGACCCGCAAGAGCTCGCACTGGACTTCGAGCCGGAGGACGAGGCCGGTCACGGGGACTCCGAACCGGGGGCCCAGGCTGTTCCTGACATGGCCGACGTCTCCGGCCAGGGCGAAGCCAGACGTGCACTCGAGGTGGCCGCTGCCGGGGCCCACCACCTGCTCCTGACCGGACCTCCGGGTGCGGGCAAGACCATGCTGGCCGAAAGACTTCCCGGTCTCCTGCCGGACCTTGCCGACAACGAGGCCATGGAAGTCACTGCCATCCACTCCCTCTGCGGCCTTCCCTCATCCGCCGTTCAGCTTGTGCGGCGGCCGCCGTTCGAAAACCCGCATCATTCGGCAACAGCCGCCGCCATTATCGGCGGGGGATCGGGGTTGCCGCGCCCTGGTGCGGCGTCGCGGGCGCACCGCGGTGTCCTGTTCCTGGACGAGGCCCCGGAATACGAACGGCGCGTCCTGGACGCCCTTCGCCAGCCCCTGGAGAGCGGGGAGCTGGTCATTCACCGCTCGGCAGGAACGGCAGCCTACCCTGCCCGGTTCCAGCTGGTCCTTGCCGCCAACCCCTGTCCCTGCGGCAAGGCTTCGGGAAAAGGCCTTGACTGCACGTGCACGCCTATGATGCGGCGCCGCTACGTGGCCAGGATGTCCGGTCCGCTGCTGGACCGGGTGGATATCCAGCTGCAGGTGGAGCGCGTGTCACTGGCCGACTTCGGCCAGGCGGGCGCCGAAGAAGACACAGCCGCCGTGGCACGGAGGGTAGGCGACGCACGCCGGCGCCAGGCCGAACGGCTGCGGCCGCTGGGAATGGAAACGAACTCGCAGGTGCCCGGCCGGATTCTGCGCGGCGCCCTGCGGCTGCCGGCCGGCGCCACGCGGATCCTGGACCACTCACTGGAGCGGGGCGTGCTGACCGCCAGGGGCTATGACAGGGTTCTCCGGCTGGCCTGGACCCTGGCGGACCTGTCGCACCGCGACAGGCCCGACACCAACGACATCGGCCAGGCCCTTGGCCTCCGGCAGGCTGCCTCGGCAGCTGCGTGA
- the dprA gene encoding DNA-processing protein DprA — protein sequence MDNERIARAALSRLMEPQDAAGLALVQATGARDALKIATGQAAAGPALEREITGLLADNGAGTSWAGMAASLKRWAPRITDLAPERDLATMARLGGRLIIPSDDLWPAQLGDLGMQEPICLWWRGLEQELPGPARSVALVGSRDSTSYGASVTGDLAYSLAQRGFTVVSGGAYGIDAHAHRAALAGGSAAVPTIAVMAGGVDRFYPSGNEDLLRAVCNQGAVLAEVPPGSAPTRYRFLQRNRLIAALAAVTVVVEARWRSGALNTAHHAETLGRAVGAVPGSVHSANSAGCHRLLRDGGAVCVTDAAEIAELASPSGVGLTAPGTAHAADHDGLTLEDLILLDALPLRSTTSVDKLCAVAGLSADSVRAGLGRLGLLGLAASERGGWKRAKESV from the coding sequence ATGGACAACGAACGGATCGCCCGGGCCGCCCTGTCGCGGCTCATGGAACCGCAGGACGCGGCCGGACTGGCCCTAGTACAGGCGACCGGCGCACGCGACGCCTTGAAAATCGCCACGGGCCAGGCGGCCGCCGGCCCGGCACTGGAGCGGGAGATCACCGGACTGCTGGCGGACAACGGCGCCGGAACCAGCTGGGCGGGCATGGCTGCCTCCCTCAAACGCTGGGCTCCCCGCATTACGGATCTGGCGCCCGAGCGTGACCTGGCCACCATGGCACGCCTTGGCGGCCGGCTGATCATCCCGTCGGATGATCTCTGGCCTGCCCAGCTCGGGGACCTTGGGATGCAGGAGCCCATCTGTCTTTGGTGGCGGGGCCTGGAACAGGAGCTTCCCGGTCCGGCCCGGAGCGTGGCGCTGGTGGGGTCCCGCGACAGCACCAGCTACGGCGCCTCGGTGACCGGGGACCTCGCCTACTCCTTGGCTCAGCGGGGCTTCACCGTGGTTTCCGGGGGCGCGTACGGCATCGACGCCCACGCGCACCGGGCAGCACTGGCCGGGGGATCAGCGGCGGTGCCTACCATCGCGGTGATGGCTGGTGGTGTGGACCGGTTTTACCCGTCCGGCAACGAGGATCTCCTGAGGGCGGTCTGCAACCAGGGAGCGGTGCTCGCAGAGGTGCCGCCAGGGTCGGCGCCCACCCGCTACCGCTTTCTCCAGCGGAACAGGCTGATCGCGGCCTTGGCCGCAGTGACGGTGGTGGTGGAAGCGCGCTGGCGGTCCGGTGCGCTGAACACGGCCCACCACGCGGAGACGCTTGGCCGCGCGGTGGGAGCTGTGCCGGGGTCCGTGCACAGCGCCAACTCCGCCGGCTGCCACCGGCTGCTTCGGGATGGCGGGGCTGTCTGCGTGACTGACGCCGCGGAGATCGCCGAACTGGCCTCCCCAAGCGGCGTGGGGCTTACGGCGCCCGGGACAGCGCATGCGGCCGACCATGACGGACTGACCTTGGAGGATCTGATCCTTCTGGACGCCCTGCCGCTGCGGTCCACCACGTCCGTGGACAAGCTCTGCGCAGTTGCCGGCCTCAGTGCGGACTCCGTGCGGGCCGGGTTGGGCAGGCTAGGCCTGCTGGGGCTCGCAGCTTCAGAAAGGGGCGGCTGGAAACGGGCCAAGGAATCCGTGTAG
- a CDS encoding acyl carrier protein produces the protein MASNEEILAGLAEIVNEETGLAPEAVELDKSFTEDLDIDSISMMTIVVNAEEKFGVRIPDEEVKNLKTVGDAVSFIAGAQA, from the coding sequence ATGGCTAGCAACGAAGAGATCCTGGCCGGCTTGGCTGAAATCGTCAACGAAGAAACCGGCCTTGCCCCCGAGGCTGTGGAACTGGACAAGTCCTTCACCGAGGACCTGGACATCGACTCCATCTCCATGATGACCATCGTGGTCAACGCCGAAGAGAAGTTCGGCGTGCGTATCCCGGACGAAGAGGTCAAGAACCTCAAGACCGTGGGCGACGCCGTCAGCTTCATCGCAGGCGCACAGGCCTAG
- a CDS encoding beta-ketoacyl-ACP synthase III — MSVPTLKQVPVNEYSRIIGLGAFRPDVIVTNDDVCQWIDSSDEWIRQRTGIITRHRAGADVSVIDMAEGAAREALQQAGIEASQLGAVIVSTVTHPYATPSAAAALADRIGATPAPAFDISAACAGYCYGIAQGDALVRSGTATYVLVVGAEKLSDVIDNRERTISFLLGDGAGAVVIGPSDTPGIGPSVWGSDGSKWDAIGMTRSILDVRDLSMAARQSDEPGDFALLEEAQELYPTLRQDGQTVFRWAVWEMAKMAQQALEAAGVKAEDLVAFIPHQANMRIIDEMVKKLNLPESVTVARDIADAGNTSAASIPLATHRLLKENPELSGGLALQIGFGAGLVFGAQVIVLP, encoded by the coding sequence ATGAGCGTTCCTACGTTGAAACAGGTTCCCGTAAACGAATACAGCCGCATCATCGGCCTCGGGGCATTCCGGCCTGACGTCATCGTCACCAACGACGACGTCTGCCAGTGGATTGATTCCTCGGACGAATGGATCCGCCAGCGGACCGGCATCATCACCCGACACCGGGCCGGCGCCGACGTCAGCGTTATCGACATGGCAGAGGGCGCCGCCCGGGAGGCCCTGCAGCAGGCAGGCATCGAAGCCTCCCAGCTTGGTGCCGTCATCGTTTCGACCGTCACCCACCCGTACGCCACGCCGTCGGCTGCCGCCGCGCTGGCTGACCGCATCGGTGCGACGCCGGCTCCGGCCTTCGATATCTCGGCCGCTTGCGCCGGGTACTGCTACGGCATCGCCCAGGGTGATGCCTTGGTCCGCTCCGGCACGGCCACCTACGTGCTGGTGGTCGGTGCGGAGAAGCTCTCCGACGTCATCGACAACCGGGAACGTACCATTTCCTTCCTGCTGGGCGACGGCGCGGGCGCTGTTGTCATCGGCCCCTCGGACACCCCCGGCATCGGACCCTCGGTGTGGGGTTCGGACGGCAGTAAGTGGGACGCCATCGGCATGACGCGTTCCATCCTGGATGTCCGGGACCTCAGCATGGCCGCCCGCCAGTCCGACGAGCCCGGCGACTTTGCCCTGCTCGAAGAAGCGCAGGAGCTCTACCCCACACTCCGCCAGGACGGGCAGACGGTCTTCCGCTGGGCGGTCTGGGAAATGGCCAAGATGGCACAGCAGGCTTTGGAGGCCGCGGGCGTCAAGGCTGAAGACCTCGTTGCGTTCATCCCGCACCAGGCCAACATGCGGATCATCGATGAGATGGTCAAGAAACTGAATCTTCCTGAATCGGTCACCGTGGCCCGGGACATCGCCGATGCCGGAAACACCTCGGCAGCCTCCATCCCCCTTGCCACCCACCGCCTGCTCAAGGAAAACCCTGAGCTCAGCGGCGGCCTCGCACTCCAGATCGGCTTCGGCGCCGGACTGGTCTTCGGTGCCCAGGTAATCGTCCTTCCTTAG